A portion of the Chlamydia avium 10DC88 genome contains these proteins:
- the infB gene encoding translation initiation factor IF-2 — protein sequence MEKVKLTKNLKLKIKNSQLTKAAGLDKLKKKLAQAGSSDTKNSLDKPSTKVPEKLTKKKSTADVSGSTLTEPFTNEAAPRRIRAKNRSSFASEAQESPATLVETGTVLPSSTVEENNSLPTAIPQEEQVKDTPPAISEEIESTSSEEMVSSKNKEVESAPEKVEQVKSIVSIKSNFGPTGKHINHLLAKTFKSAPKKEDKVSSKERGSSYQSSRGQASLDFLEENKQHVPNRSPQNVYRRDTSKKTGGDFRDRPKKDESPKAFTGRDRYGLNDSNEEEKWRKKRVQKTKKHYEEHTIQRPTHIKVPLPITIKDLAAEMKLKASELIQKMFIHGMSYVVNDILDNETTVQFIGLEFGCTIDIDSSEQDKLYIESNTVKEEIQKTDPSKLTIRPPIVAFMGHVDHGKTTLIDALRKSNVAQTESGAITQHMGAFCCSTPVGNITILDTPGHEAFSAMRARGAEVCDIVVLVVAGDEGIKEQTLEAVKHARDADITIVVAINKCDKPNFNAETIYRQLSEIDLLPEAWGGTIATVNTSAKTGEGLSDLLEMLALQAEVLELKANLSTRARGIVIESELHKSLGAVATILVQNGTLHLGEAIVFNNCYGKVKTIHNEHNQLMDSAPASSPALITGLSGIPKAGDPFVVVKNEKTAKEIINARLAGQKKFALQTKRPNFDAMLQNKKVLKLIIKADVQGSIEALVNSISKIVSDKVSVEVLSSSVGEISESDIRLAAASKATIIGFHTRIENHADVLIKNLGVRVQLFNIIYHAVDAVKEMMTALLDPIAEEKDLGAAEIKKLFKSSQLGIIYGCLVIEGSMIRNQRIRVVRNNEVLWKGHLSSLKRTKEDAKEAKKGFECGILLEGYQQGQVGDILQCYEIIYHPQQL from the coding sequence ATGGAGAAAGTAAAGTTGACGAAAAACCTAAAATTGAAGATTAAAAATTCTCAATTAACAAAGGCTGCTGGCTTAGATAAATTAAAGAAAAAATTAGCTCAAGCAGGATCTTCAGACACCAAAAACTCTTTAGATAAACCTTCAACAAAGGTTCCTGAAAAGTTAACAAAGAAAAAAAGCACAGCGGATGTTTCTGGTTCTACGCTAACAGAGCCTTTTACCAATGAAGCTGCTCCACGCAGAATACGAGCTAAAAATCGTTCCTCATTTGCTTCTGAAGCTCAAGAAAGCCCCGCCACTCTTGTAGAAACAGGCACTGTTCTGCCTTCTTCTACTGTGGAAGAAAATAATTCTCTGCCTACAGCTATTCCTCAAGAAGAACAAGTTAAAGATACGCCACCAGCTATATCAGAAGAAATTGAAAGCACTTCTTCTGAAGAAATGGTCTCTTCTAAAAATAAAGAAGTAGAATCAGCTCCAGAAAAAGTAGAGCAAGTTAAAAGTATCGTGTCCATTAAATCTAATTTTGGACCTACAGGAAAGCATATCAATCATCTATTAGCTAAAACCTTTAAGTCAGCTCCCAAAAAAGAAGATAAAGTTTCATCAAAAGAACGCGGTAGTTCTTACCAATCATCTCGAGGACAAGCATCTCTAGATTTCCTTGAAGAAAATAAACAACATGTACCGAATCGTTCCCCTCAAAATGTGTATCGTAGAGACACAAGCAAAAAAACGGGAGGAGATTTCCGAGATCGCCCTAAAAAAGATGAGTCTCCCAAAGCTTTTACAGGTCGAGATCGTTATGGATTAAATGATAGTAATGAAGAGGAGAAATGGAGAAAAAAACGTGTTCAAAAAACTAAGAAGCATTATGAAGAACACACAATACAACGTCCTACCCATATTAAGGTCCCTCTTCCGATTACAATCAAGGATCTTGCAGCAGAGATGAAACTAAAAGCTTCTGAACTGATTCAGAAGATGTTCATCCATGGCATGAGTTATGTAGTAAATGATATTTTAGATAATGAAACTACTGTACAGTTTATTGGCCTAGAATTTGGTTGTACTATTGATATTGACTCATCCGAGCAAGATAAACTCTATATTGAAAGCAATACAGTCAAAGAAGAAATCCAAAAAACTGATCCAAGTAAATTAACTATTCGCCCCCCAATTGTTGCCTTTATGGGGCATGTAGACCACGGGAAAACAACATTAATTGATGCTCTAAGAAAAAGTAATGTAGCGCAAACAGAGTCTGGTGCCATTACACAACATATGGGAGCTTTTTGTTGTTCTACACCTGTAGGAAATATTACAATTTTAGATACTCCTGGTCACGAAGCTTTTTCTGCTATGAGAGCTCGAGGAGCCGAGGTATGTGATATTGTAGTTTTAGTAGTTGCAGGAGATGAGGGTATTAAAGAACAAACTCTAGAAGCAGTAAAGCATGCACGTGATGCTGATATCACTATTGTAGTAGCTATTAATAAATGCGATAAGCCCAATTTCAATGCAGAAACTATTTATAGACAGCTATCCGAAATTGATCTCCTACCCGAAGCTTGGGGAGGAACTATTGCTACAGTCAATACCTCAGCAAAAACAGGAGAGGGTCTATCAGATCTTTTAGAAATGCTTGCATTACAAGCAGAAGTTTTAGAACTTAAAGCAAATCTGTCAACCAGGGCTAGAGGAATTGTTATTGAATCTGAACTACATAAAAGCTTAGGAGCAGTAGCAACTATTTTAGTGCAAAATGGTACATTACATCTTGGAGAAGCTATTGTTTTTAACAATTGCTATGGCAAAGTAAAAACAATACATAATGAGCATAATCAACTCATGGATTCGGCTCCGGCCTCTTCCCCCGCTTTAATTACAGGATTATCGGGAATACCAAAAGCTGGAGATCCTTTTGTAGTTGTTAAAAATGAGAAAACAGCAAAAGAAATTATTAATGCCAGACTTGCTGGTCAGAAGAAATTTGCTTTGCAAACGAAACGCCCCAATTTTGATGCCATGTTACAAAACAAAAAGGTATTAAAATTAATTATTAAGGCTGATGTGCAAGGTTCTATTGAAGCATTAGTTAACTCTATTTCGAAAATAGTATCCGATAAAGTTAGTGTGGAAGTTCTTTCTAGTAGTGTTGGAGAAATTTCTGAATCTGATATTCGTTTAGCAGCAGCATCCAAAGCTACAATTATTGGTTTTCACACAAGAATAGAAAATCATGCAGATGTTCTGATTAAAAATCTTGGAGTAAGAGTACAACTATTTAATATCATCTACCATGCTGTAGACGCTGTTAAAGAAATGATGACAGCTCTCCTTGATCCTATTGCAGAAGAAAAAGATCTTGGTGCTGCGGAAATTAAGAAGCTATTCAAATCATCACAGCTTGGAATAATTTATGGTTGTTTAGTTATTGAAGGCTCTATGATTCGCAATCAAAGAATTCGTGTTGTTCGTAATAATGAAGTTCTTTGGAAAGGTCATTTATCTTCATTAAAACGTACAAAAGAAGATGCTAAAGAAGCTAAAAAAGGGTTTGAGTGCGGTATTTTATTAGAAGGATATCAGCAGGGTCAGGTAGGTGACATTTTACAGTGTTATGAAATTATCTATCATCCACAGCAACTTTAA
- the nusA gene encoding transcription termination factor NusA yields the protein MNKDLVAIFDYMEKEKGIQRPVIISAIESALKIAAKKTLRDDANISVNVNSRTGDIEVFCEKEIVEVCRNPSKEIPLDKAREYDPDCQIGQYMDVPFVSESFGRIAAYAARQIIGQKLRHAERDVIYEEYRYRVNEILSGIVKRFSKGSNLIIDLGKVEGLLPARFYPKTEKHKIGDKIYALLYEVQESENGGAEVILSRSHPEFVKQLFLQEVPELEEGSVEIVKIAREAGYRTKLAVRSSDPKTDPVGAFVGMRGSRIKNIIRELNDEKIDIVNYSPVPTELLQNLLCPIEIQKIAILEDDKVIAIVVQDSDYATVIGKRGINARLISQILGYELEVQRMSEYNKLLEIQRLQLAEFENPKLDEPLEIEGISKLVIQNLVYAGYDTTRKLLLASASDLATVPGISLELAYRILEQVSKYGESKVDEKPKIED from the coding sequence ATGAATAAAGATCTTGTAGCTATTTTTGACTACATGGAAAAGGAAAAAGGAATTCAACGCCCTGTCATTATCAGCGCTATTGAATCTGCTTTAAAAATTGCAGCAAAAAAAACGTTAAGGGATGATGCAAACATATCAGTAAATGTTAATTCTCGTACTGGGGACATTGAAGTTTTTTGCGAAAAAGAAATTGTCGAGGTATGCCGCAATCCTAGCAAAGAAATTCCTTTAGACAAAGCTAGAGAATATGATCCTGATTGTCAAATTGGACAATACATGGATGTCCCATTTGTATCAGAAAGTTTTGGTAGAATCGCTGCTTATGCTGCAAGACAAATCATAGGTCAAAAACTACGTCATGCAGAACGAGACGTTATCTATGAGGAATATCGGTATAGAGTAAATGAAATTCTTTCGGGAATTGTTAAACGATTTAGTAAAGGTTCTAACTTAATTATAGATTTGGGAAAGGTTGAAGGTCTGTTACCCGCTAGATTTTATCCTAAAACAGAAAAACATAAAATTGGGGATAAAATTTATGCCTTACTATACGAAGTACAAGAATCTGAAAATGGTGGTGCAGAAGTTATTCTAAGCCGTAGCCATCCAGAATTCGTTAAGCAACTTTTTTTACAGGAAGTCCCCGAACTAGAAGAAGGCTCTGTTGAAATCGTTAAAATTGCTCGAGAAGCAGGCTATAGAACTAAGTTAGCTGTCCGTTCGTCTGATCCAAAAACAGATCCAGTAGGGGCTTTTGTTGGGATGAGAGGTTCAAGAATAAAAAATATTATTCGAGAACTGAATGATGAAAAAATAGATATTGTAAACTATTCCCCTGTACCTACAGAATTATTGCAAAACTTGCTTTGTCCTATAGAAATTCAAAAGATTGCCATTTTGGAAGACGACAAGGTTATTGCGATAGTTGTACAAGACTCTGATTATGCTACAGTAATTGGTAAGCGAGGAATCAATGCTCGACTAATCAGTCAGATCTTAGGCTATGAACTCGAAGTTCAACGCATGAGCGAATACAACAAGTTATTAGAAATCCAACGTTTACAATTAGCAGAATTCGAAAATCCTAAACTAGATGAGCCTTTGGAAATAGAAGGCATTAGTAAATTGGTTATTCAAAATCTTGTATATGCAGGATACGATACAACCAGAAAGTTGTTGTTAGCTAGCGCTAGTGATCTTGCTACTGTTCCTGGAATTAGTTTAGAACTTGCTTATAGGATTCTTGAGCAAGTCAGCAAATATGGAGAAAGTAAAGTTGACGAAAAACCTAAAATTGAAGATTAA
- the rpsA gene encoding 30S ribosomal protein S1, which produces MPKQSEYTWGSKKILDNIDCLSEDMDEFRNLLYSTHGISSSNEEPTSEVQPGAILKGTVVDINKDFVVVDVGLKSEGAIPMSEFIDSSEGLAIGAEVEVYLDQTEDEEGKVVLSREKATRQRQWEYILANCEEGSIVKGQIIRKVKGGLIVDIGMEAFLPGSQIDNKKIKNLDDYVGKVCEFKILKINVERRNVVVSRRELLEAERISKKAELIEQITIGEYRKGIVKNITDFGVFLDLDGIDGLLHITDMTWKRIRHPSEMVEMNQELEVIILSVDKEKGRVALGLKQKEHNPWEDIEKKYPPGKRVVGKIVKLLPYGAFIEIEEGIEGLIHVSEMSWVKNVVDPSEVVNKGDEVEAIVLSIQKEEGKISLGLKQTEHNPWDNIEEKYPIGLHVHAEIKNLTNYGAFVELEPGIEGLIHISDMSWIKKVSHPSELFKKGSTVEAVILSVDKESKKITLGVKQLSSNPWNEIEAMFPTGSVISGVVTKITAFGAFVELQNGIEGLIHVSELSEKPFAKIEDILSIGETVSAKVIKLDPDHKKVSLSVKEYLADENHDNDHVDVDSLISEDDLVCSDKKKKEK; this is translated from the coding sequence ATGCCAAAACAATCCGAATACACTTGGGGATCTAAAAAAATTCTTGATAACATAGACTGCCTCTCAGAAGACATGGATGAATTTAGAAATCTTCTCTATTCAACTCATGGAATTAGTTCAAGCAACGAGGAACCTACCAGTGAAGTACAGCCCGGCGCCATCCTAAAAGGTACTGTAGTTGATATTAATAAAGACTTTGTTGTCGTTGACGTGGGATTGAAATCTGAAGGTGCTATTCCAATGTCAGAATTTATTGATTCTTCTGAAGGTTTGGCTATTGGTGCTGAAGTTGAGGTCTATTTAGATCAAACAGAAGATGAAGAGGGTAAAGTTGTTTTATCTAGGGAAAAAGCTACTCGTCAACGCCAATGGGAATATATTTTAGCTAATTGCGAAGAAGGATCTATTGTTAAAGGACAAATTATACGCAAAGTCAAAGGCGGACTGATTGTTGATATTGGGATGGAAGCTTTCTTACCAGGCTCTCAAATTGACAACAAGAAAATAAAAAATTTAGATGACTACGTTGGCAAGGTCTGTGAATTTAAAATTTTAAAAATTAATGTTGAAAGAAGAAACGTTGTTGTTTCTAGAAGAGAATTACTTGAGGCAGAACGTATTTCCAAGAAAGCTGAACTTATCGAACAAATTACTATTGGAGAATATCGTAAAGGTATCGTTAAAAATATTACAGACTTTGGAGTTTTCCTGGATCTTGATGGCATTGATGGTCTTCTTCATATTACAGATATGACCTGGAAACGTATACGCCATCCTTCTGAAATGGTGGAAATGAATCAAGAATTAGAGGTAATTATCCTCAGTGTTGATAAGGAAAAAGGGCGTGTTGCTTTAGGTTTAAAACAAAAAGAACATAATCCTTGGGAAGATATTGAGAAAAAATACCCTCCAGGAAAGCGTGTTGTTGGTAAAATTGTTAAATTACTTCCATATGGTGCTTTTATTGAAATTGAAGAAGGCATTGAAGGGTTAATTCACGTATCTGAAATGTCTTGGGTGAAAAATGTTGTTGACCCCAGTGAAGTTGTAAATAAAGGCGATGAAGTTGAAGCAATTGTTCTTTCTATTCAAAAAGAAGAAGGAAAGATTTCATTAGGTTTGAAACAAACAGAACATAATCCTTGGGATAACATTGAAGAAAAGTATCCTATTGGTCTTCATGTACATGCTGAAATTAAAAATCTGACTAACTATGGTGCTTTTGTTGAACTTGAACCAGGTATTGAGGGGTTGATCCACATTTCTGATATGAGTTGGATAAAAAAAGTATCTCATCCATCAGAATTATTTAAAAAAGGCAGTACTGTTGAAGCTGTCATTCTTTCTGTAGATAAGGAAAGCAAAAAAATTACCTTGGGTGTTAAACAATTAAGTTCAAATCCATGGAATGAAATTGAAGCCATGTTCCCAACAGGAAGTGTGATCTCTGGAGTAGTTACTAAGATTACAGCATTTGGAGCATTTGTAGAATTACAAAATGGTATAGAAGGGCTGATTCATGTTTCTGAGCTCTCTGAAAAACCATTTGCGAAAATTGAAGATATCCTTTCTATTGGTGAAACTGTTTCTGCTAAGGTAATTAAATTAGATCCTGACCATAAAAAAGTTTCTCTTTCTGTTAAAGAATATCTAGCCGATGAAAATCATGATAATGATCATGTAGATGTAGATAGCTTAATTTCCGAAGACGACTTAGTTTGTTCAGATAAAAAGAAAAAAGAGAAATAA
- the trxB gene encoding thioredoxin-disulfide reductase, which yields MIHSRVIIIGSGPAGYTAAIYASRALLSPILFEGFFSGIAGGQLMSTTDVENFPGFPEGILGQQLMENMKKQAERFGTQILSKDVTAVDFSKLPFVIMSNSEQYTCDACIIATGASAKRLDIPGAGDNEFWQKGVTACAVCDGASPIFKDKDLYVIGGGDSALEEAIFLTRYGKRVFVVHRRDTLRASKVMIKKAEENDKITFLWNSELVKISGDSVVRSVDILNNVSNDIFTREAGGVFFAIGHKPNTDFLGGQLSLDSHGYIITECGTSKTSIPGVFAAGDVQDKYYRQAITAAGSGCMAALEAERFLS from the coding sequence ATGATTCATTCTAGAGTAATTATTATTGGATCTGGTCCTGCGGGTTATACCGCCGCAATTTATGCCTCAAGAGCGCTTTTGTCTCCTATTTTATTTGAGGGTTTTTTTTCTGGAATTGCTGGGGGGCAGTTAATGTCGACCACAGATGTTGAAAATTTTCCTGGATTTCCTGAAGGAATTTTAGGACAACAGTTGATGGAAAATATGAAAAAGCAAGCAGAGAGATTTGGGACACAGATTCTTTCAAAGGACGTAACGGCTGTGGACTTTAGCAAGCTTCCTTTTGTTATTATGTCGAATTCAGAACAATATACTTGTGATGCTTGTATTATAGCTACGGGGGCATCTGCAAAACGTTTGGATATTCCTGGGGCTGGAGACAATGAGTTTTGGCAGAAAGGGGTTACAGCATGCGCCGTTTGTGATGGAGCATCTCCTATTTTTAAGGATAAAGATCTGTATGTTATTGGAGGAGGAGATTCTGCTTTAGAAGAAGCTATATTTTTGACTCGATATGGGAAACGGGTCTTTGTTGTTCACAGGAGAGACACATTACGAGCATCTAAAGTTATGATTAAGAAAGCTGAGGAAAACGATAAAATTACTTTCTTGTGGAATAGTGAATTAGTCAAAATTTCAGGAGATAGTGTTGTTCGTTCTGTGGATATTTTGAATAATGTTTCCAATGATATTTTTACTAGAGAAGCTGGGGGAGTTTTTTTTGCTATTGGTCATAAACCTAACACCGATTTTCTAGGGGGACAACTTTCTCTAGATAGTCATGGATATATCATTACTGAGTGTGGTACATCTAAAACTTCAATACCAGGTGTTTTTGCAGCAGGAGATGTTCAGGATAAATATTATAGGCAAGCAATCACAGCTGCTGGAAGTGGATGTATGGCTGCATTAGAGGCTGAAAGATTTTTAAGTTAA
- the acpS gene encoding holo-ACP synthase: MYVGTDIIEISRIQKAIETYGKRILNRIFTKEEQKYCLKLAYPYPSFAARFAGKEAVAKALGTGIGKLVSWKDIEICKLSGHQPKVLLSPRIYKELNISQVSLSISHSREYATAVAIIF, from the coding sequence ATGTATGTTGGAACAGACATCATTGAAATTTCCCGTATTCAAAAAGCAATAGAAACTTATGGCAAAAGAATACTGAACAGAATATTTACTAAAGAAGAACAAAAATATTGTTTGAAGCTTGCTTATCCCTACCCCTCTTTTGCTGCAAGATTTGCAGGAAAAGAGGCAGTAGCTAAAGCATTAGGAACAGGCATAGGCAAATTAGTTTCGTGGAAAGATATAGAAATTTGCAAGTTAAGTGGACATCAGCCTAAAGTACTTTTATCCCCTCGAATTTACAAAGAACTCAATATTTCTCAGGTATCCCTATCAATCAGTCATAGTCGTGAGTATGCAACCGCAGTAGCCATTATATTTTAA